A genomic stretch from Candidatus Omnitrophota bacterium includes:
- a CDS encoding TIGR03960 family B12-binding radical SAM protein — MEEFLLGLQKPARYIGQEWNVSKKDIDKAAVKFALSFPDMYELGMSNLGLRILYSLLNKIDDVVCERVFAPAGDMEKILRDNRLKLPSLESGKPLNEFDLLGFSLGYELGYTNVLNILDLAGISLKSKDRGKDDPLVIGGGPCVMNPEPMHEFFDLFVFGEGEDVVLEIIDLYRRRKDEFKSGRLGRLDLLKIFAAVSGVYVPILGVPQKVQKRFVADLDKAHFPDKWMVPYIQVTHDRITMEVMRGCPNRCRFCQARSQYFPLRLRKPQTILEQSKCLYSSSGYEEISLTGLSVSDHPGLGEILPEMVSFFKEKGVSLSLPSMKPKTSLGQVAELLASIKKSGLTFAPESASPKLREALGKDFNEDDFFKTLEGSFRAGYQHVKLYFMVGLPGEQEPDLDRILDFSARVSELSRKVSGRPAQVNVSINTLIPKPHTCFQWFAMLGLEQMKAKQDYLRGHLRNRRIKLSFHNRFMSFMEGVLSRGDRRLSSVILSAFKKGARFDGWDEHFDFQRWMDSFSECGIDPNEYLKEFSANKPLAWGFLDPGIDQDFLSAGYEDIKSIL, encoded by the coding sequence ATGGAAGAATTTCTATTAGGGTTGCAGAAGCCTGCCAGGTATATCGGGCAGGAATGGAATGTGTCGAAGAAGGATATAGATAAGGCGGCGGTGAAGTTCGCTTTGTCGTTCCCGGATATGTATGAGCTGGGGATGAGTAACTTGGGGCTGCGTATACTTTATTCTTTGTTGAATAAGATCGATGATGTTGTTTGCGAGCGGGTCTTCGCGCCTGCAGGCGATATGGAGAAGATCCTCCGGGATAACCGCCTTAAATTGCCTTCTCTGGAATCCGGCAAGCCGCTGAATGAGTTCGATCTGCTTGGTTTTTCTCTGGGCTATGAGTTGGGGTACACGAATGTTTTGAATATACTGGACCTGGCTGGAATATCCTTGAAGAGTAAGGATAGGGGCAAGGATGACCCTCTGGTCATCGGCGGCGGGCCTTGCGTGATGAATCCCGAGCCGATGCATGAATTCTTCGACCTTTTTGTTTTCGGCGAAGGGGAAGATGTCGTTTTAGAGATCATTGATCTTTACCGCCGGCGCAAGGATGAGTTTAAGTCCGGAAGGCTCGGCCGTTTGGACCTGTTGAAGATTTTCGCCGCTGTTTCCGGGGTATATGTGCCTATTCTGGGAGTACCGCAGAAAGTGCAGAAAAGATTTGTGGCTGACCTGGATAAAGCGCATTTTCCGGATAAATGGATGGTGCCGTATATCCAGGTGACCCATGACCGGATCACTATGGAGGTAATGCGCGGCTGCCCGAACCGCTGCCGTTTTTGCCAGGCCAGGAGCCAGTATTTCCCTTTGCGCCTGCGCAAACCCCAGACTATCCTGGAACAGAGCAAATGCCTTTATAGCTCTTCCGGCTATGAAGAGATATCTTTGACCGGCTTGTCGGTAAGCGATCATCCCGGCCTGGGCGAGATATTGCCGGAAATGGTCAGCTTCTTCAAGGAAAAAGGGGTGAGCCTTTCTTTGCCTTCGATGAAACCCAAGACGTCTTTAGGCCAGGTGGCGGAATTGCTCGCCAGCATTAAAAAGAGCGGCTTGACCTTTGCCCCGGAATCAGCCAGCCCTAAATTGCGCGAGGCCCTGGGTAAGGATTTTAACGAAGACGATTTTTTTAAGACTTTGGAGGGATCTTTCCGGGCCGGCTATCAGCACGTAAAGCTTTATTTTATGGTCGGGCTTCCCGGGGAGCAGGAGCCGGACTTGGACAGGATACTGGATTTCAGCGCCAGGGTTTCGGAGCTTTCCCGGAAAGTAAGCGGCCGGCCTGCCCAGGTGAACGTAAGCATCAATACCCTGATACCCAAGCCGCATACCTGCTTTCAGTGGTTTGCCATGCTCGGGCTTGAGCAGATGAAGGCCAAGCAGGACTATTTGCGCGGACATTTAAGGAACAGGCGGATAAAACTTTCTTTTCACAACCGTTTTATGAGTTTTATGGAAGGGGTTCTTTCCCGAGGAGACAGGCGGTTAAGCAGCGTGATCCTGTCCGCCTTCAAAAAAGGGGCCAGGTTTGACGGCTGGGACGAGCATTTTGATTTTCAACGCTGGATGGATTCTTTCAGCGAATGCGGGATAGACCCCAATGAATACCTTAAGGAGTTTTCCGCGAATAAGCCATTGGCCTGGGGGTTCCTTGACCCCGGTATCGATCAGGATTTCCTGTCGGCAGGATACGAAGATATAAAGAGCATCCTGTAA